A genomic stretch from Candidatus Bathyarchaeota archaeon includes:
- a CDS encoding site-specific integrase → MRAQWGDHVSYSQERFNIAYLRHGPLRIENLIGSVKRWAVDVFTSNRRLSSQKRAKNLTGVETLQKQAQRGSTKEIQQGKIIEWLWHLKKKGLGENSIYIYGQRIQQLAKQCNVLDPEAVKETIAMAEYSATTKAYDVIVYSEFLKWLKVEWEPPIYKRERKIPFIPTEAELNELIAATGPKTSTFLRLLKETGMRRGEAERLRWVDFDFERRIVRVNNPEKGSNARILPISNKLIGMLQTFQRRKERVFSSSIHNVFYRQKKRIAKKLGNPRVLEISLHTFRHFKGTMLYHQTHDPIHVQRVLGHRDIKSTMLYIQIEESLFQSGEDEFHTATAATVKDTCKLIEAGFEYVTEISGTKIFRKRK, encoded by the coding sequence ATGCGCGCGCAATGGGGAGACCATGTCTCCTATTCCCAAGAGAGATTTAACATTGCCTATTTGCGACATGGGCCCCTACGTATTGAGAACCTAATAGGCTCGGTTAAAAGGTGGGCAGTCGACGTTTTCACGTCAAATAGGCGCCTCTCAAGCCAAAAGAGGGCGAAAAATTTGACCGGAGTGGAAACCCTACAAAAACAGGCTCAGCGGGGGAGCACAAAAGAGATTCAGCAGGGTAAAATCATTGAGTGGCTTTGGCATCTTAAAAAGAAGGGACTCGGCGAAAATTCGATTTACATTTATGGTCAGAGGATCCAGCAGCTTGCGAAGCAGTGCAATGTTCTCGATCCTGAAGCAGTGAAGGAAACCATCGCAATGGCGGAGTACAGCGCCACCACAAAAGCCTATGATGTTATCGTTTACAGCGAATTCTTGAAATGGCTCAAGGTTGAGTGGGAGCCACCCATATACAAGCGGGAGAGAAAGATCCCGTTCATTCCAACGGAAGCGGAGCTCAATGAACTCATAGCAGCCACAGGCCCTAAAACATCAACGTTTCTACGGCTGCTCAAAGAAACAGGGATGCGACGAGGAGAAGCTGAAAGACTCAGATGGGTCGACTTTGACTTTGAAAGGCGAATAGTTCGAGTGAACAATCCAGAGAAAGGTAGTAACGCCAGAATTCTTCCGATCTCCAACAAGCTGATAGGGATGCTTCAGACATTCCAACGCAGAAAAGAACGAGTATTCAGCAGCTCAATCCACAATGTTTTCTATCGACAAAAGAAAAGAATCGCCAAGAAACTCGGTAATCCTCGAGTACTTGAGATCAGCTTGCACACTTTCAGACACTTTAAGGGAACTATGCTCTATCATCAAACTCACGATCCCATTCACGTGCAACGGGTCCTGGGTCACCGGGACATAAAATCCACAATGCTCTACATCCAAATTGAAGAAAGCCTATTCCAAAGTGGCGAAGACGAATTCCACACAGCCACAGCAGCCACCGTCAAGGACACATGCAAGCTCATAGAGGCAGGCTTTGAATACGTCACCGAGATCAGCGGCACCAAAATCTTCAGAAAACGCAAATAA